From Anopheles arabiensis isolate DONGOLA chromosome 3, AaraD3, whole genome shotgun sequence, a single genomic window includes:
- the LOC120905055 gene encoding centaurin-gamma-1A isoform X3 has product MFEIASGTASATRNGSSGGGTVGDDDVHHAADGGVTPLAPKPQTAATNTTSSMPFYRRYSCQKIVQQRLSTGSTITPTNSRPTTPQGTRLGVASFHPSVPSPTNGYAGSAVTHSSSNASPSHQQQQQQQNHQTGGTMTLPHRHHVLSASSHHIPIKISQELIGAEQHHHHHTSSAGANAQKWGTISHGTSQQTLLALTNENNNISKFIPPTHPVSSGLPPPTDSSLLQPHGGASLTAMSGKDSSSGGSGKDGKDGKELPTPTSTPTTSRKSRRRSNLFIPSSSKKEQQQQEKIKNGELGSGRAIPIKQGYLYKRSSKSLNKEWKKKYVTLCDDGRLTYHPSLHDYMEDVHGKEVSLQYVTVKVPGQKPRGTKSIITNSALTAAAAAAAQQASSSTNGTNGGSNGLTEGIGGLSLAKDRKCTEKVLLTAFDTLREPVKSNSQTSGDEGIVISSSNSQSFLGDSSSAAAGSKIDAQTPNVKKRHRRMKSSGVGKNSEYDDSDGFEFYIVSLDNKQWHFEASNSEERDEWVSVIEQEIFKSLQGIESSKSKPLNPSDIASMQSIRSRVPGNGYCVDCDSPNPEWASLNLGVLMCIECSGVHRNLGSHISKVRSLGLDEWPPGHLSVMLAIGNSLANSVWEANTRGRVKPTPASSREEKEAWIRSKYEGKEFLPHFNPSPPIGQQLCEAVVRSDMKSIIILLANASNEHINSTASNRDLRTPLLLACAIGNLAITQLLIWHHANLKHVDSEGRSCLTFAKAANSLAAAKQANNSPHHVNVETTTALVELLTSLGCTDPAPFSASGTLPRRRETIDQATFEKFSSSVI; this is encoded by the exons ATGTTCGAAATAGCGTCCGGCACAGCATCCGCCACCAGGAACGGTTCCAGCGGTGGAGGAACAGTAGGCGACGACGACGTCCACCacgctgctgatggtggtgttaCTCCTTTAGCACCGAAACCGCAAACAGcagccaccaacaccaccagcagcatgcCCTTCTACAGGAGATACT CCTGCCAGAAGATCGTCCAGCAGCGCCTGTCGACGGGTTCGACGATCACGCCAACGAACTCGCGCCCCACCACCCCGCAAGGCACGCGGCTCGGTGTGGCCAGCTTTCACCCGTCCGTTCCGAGCCCGACGAACGGGTACGCCGGTTCGGCCgtcacacacagcagcagcaacgcgtCGCCcagccaccagcagcagcagcagcagcagaaccacCAAACCGGCGGCACTATGACGCTGCCCCATCGGCACCACGTCCTGTCCGCCTCGAGCCATCACATTCCGATCAAGATCAGCCAGGAGCTGATCGGGGCcgaacagcaccaccaccaccacacgtcCTCGGCCGGGGCAAACGCCCAGAAGTGGGGTACGATCTCGCACGGCACCTCCCAGCAGACGCTGCTCGCGCTAACGAACGAGAACAACAACATCTCCAAGTTCATCCCCCCAACGCACCCGGTGTCGAGCGGGCTGCCACCCCCAACCGATTCTTCGCTACTGCAACCGCACGGTGGTGCATCGCTTACCGCCATGTCCGGCAAGGACAGTAGCAGTGGCGGCAGCGGCAAGGACGGCAAGGACGGGAAGGAACTCCCGACGCCAACCTCCACACCGACCACATCGCGCAAGAGCCGCCGAAGATCGAACCTGTTCATCCCGTCCTCCTCCaagaaggagcagcagcagcaggagaagaTCAAAAACGGCGAGCTCGGGTCGGGCCGAGCCATCCCGATCAAGCAGGGCTACCTGTACAAGCGCAGCAGCAAGTCGCTCAACAAGGAGTGGAAGAAAAAGTACGTCACGCTGTGCGACGATGGGCGGCTCACCTACCACCCCTCGCTGCACGACTACATGGAGGACGTGCACGGGAAGGAGGTGTCGCTGCAGTACGTCACGGTGAAGGTGCCGGGCCAGAAGCCGCGCGGCACCAAGTCCATCATCACGAACAGTGCGCTGACGGCGGCGGCCGCGGCAGCAGCCCAGCAAGCGTCATCGTCCACCAACGGCACGAACGGCGGCTCGAACGGGCTGACCGAGGGGATCGGGGGGCTATCCCTAGCGAAGGATCGCAAGTGCACGGAGAAGGTGCTGCTGACCGCGTTCGACACGCTGCGCGAACCGGTCAAGTCGAACTCGCAGACGAGCGGCGACGAGGGCATCgtgatcagcagcagcaactcgcAGAGCTTCCTCGGGGACAGCAGCAGTGCGGCGGCCGGCAGCAAGATCGATGCGCAGACGCCGAACGTGAAGAAGCGGCACCGGCGCATGAAGAGCAGCGGCGTGGGGAAGAACAGCGAGTACGATG aTTCCGACGGGTTCGAGTTCTACATCGTCTCGCTGGACAACAAGCAGTGGCACTTCGAGGCGTCCAACTCGGAGGAGCGGGACGAATGGGTGTCGGTGATAGAGCAGGAAATCTTCAAGAGCTTGCAGGGCATCGAGTCGTCCAAGTCGAAACCACTGAACCCGAGCGACATTGCGTCGATGCAGTCGATCCGGAGCCGGGTCCCTGGCAACGGTTACTGCGTGGACTGTGACTCACCAA ATCCCGAATGGGCCAGCTTGAATCTGGGCGTGCTGATGTGCATCGAGTGCTCCGGCGTGCACCGAAATCTTGGCTCGCACATCAGCAAGGTGCGATCGCTCGGGCTGGATGAGTGGCC TCCGGGCCATCTGAGCGTAATGCTGGCGATTGGCAACAGCCTAGCGAACTCGGTCTGGGAGGCGAATACGCGCGGCCGGGTAAAACCAACGCCCGCCAGCTCGCGCGAGGAGAAGGAAGCGTGGATCCGCAGCAAGTACGAGGGCAAAGAGTTTCTGCCCCACTTTAACCCGTCGCCCCCGATCGGCCAGCAGCTGTGCGAGGCGGTGGTGCGCTCCGACATGAAGTcgatcatcatcctgctcgcCAATGCGTCGAACGAGCACATCAACTCGACCGCCAGCAACCGGGATCTGCGCACGCCGCTACTGTTGGCGTGTGCGATCGGGAATTTGGCCATCACGCAGCTCTTGATTTGG CACCATGCCAACCTGAAGCACGTGGACAGCGAGGGCCGATCCTGTCTAACCTTTGCCAAAGCGGCCAACTCGCTGGCGGCGGCCAAGCAGGCAAACAATTCGCCCCACCACGTAAATGTGGAGACAACCACGGCCCTGGTGGAGCTGCTGACCAGCCTGGGCTGTACCGATCCGGCACCGTTCTCCGCCAGCGGTACGCTACCGCGCCGAAGGGAAACGATCGATCAGGCCACGTTCGAGAAGTTTTCCTCGAGCGTCATCTAA